TTCTTTTTGCTGTGCTTTTAGCGTATTGAGGTGCTCGAGAACACTTGTCAGTGTATTTTCGGCATCTACTAAGCTCGCCGTTTTTTGCTTTAACTGTGTGTGTTTTAAAAGTTGTGAATTTTCGGCGTTTTTATCTGCGCTGCGGTGCCAGTTCCGAGCATGTAAAGCACCGGTTTTATCCATAACAGCAATATAAAATGTATCGTTTAATGCAGCTAAATCAGCACTTTCGCTGTACGCAATACGGGTCAGTATATCTGGAAAAGCTCCATCAGTGATCAATGCCGCAACGCTATTTGCTGGTGCATCACTTTTATGTGGCCACACACTATTATTGCTTTGTACATCGGCTACATTTAGGTGCTCAAGCGTTTGCAGTGCCTGTTCAACTATATGTTCGAACCTAGGTTTTACCTGTAGTTGATTAAATAAAGTGTGCTGCTTATTAGTATTTTCAATCCCTAAGCTGCTTTTTAGCCCTGCAATACGCGCTTTTAGCTCATTAACGTGCTGCACGCTTTGCTGGTGTTGTTGCTCAGCGTCATTCACTAAATCGGTTTGCTCTTTAAGCGCTGCGGTGTAGTGTGTTTGCGCCGTTTGCTTACTGGCTAGCTCTTGAGTGAGGGTTTGTTTGTATTTTTGTTGCTCAGCTAATTGCTGCTCTAATTGGCTACTTTTAATATCGTCAATTTGGCTATTTAACTGGCTAAGCTGTGCGTCTACATGGGTTAAGGCTTGCTCTGTTTGCTTAACGCTACTTTGCTGCGTCTGTACTTTATTATTGAGCGCGTGCTGTTGTTGATTTAGGCTTTGCCACGCGGCTGTGTGCGTATTCTTCTCATCTATTAAATCTGCAAGTGTGAGAGTAAGCTCTTCAACTTGTTCGCTACACTCTAAACTATATTCACTTACCTCTTGGTGGCCCACAGCGAGCTGTGCACACACATTTTGCTGCTGTATTTTTAGCTCTTCACTTTGGCGTTTTCGCTGCTCAAGTTTTACCACAGTTTGTTTAAGCGTTTGCGTTTGCTGCTTAATATTAATCTGTTGTTGCTCGGTACGCGTTAACTCGGTATGAGTAACGTGTTGCTGATGCTGCGCATCGCTTAACTTATCTTGCTGGGCTTGTACTTGCCCCTCTAAGCTTGCAAGTATGTCATCGTGCCCTGAGTGCGCCGTTTTAAAAAACGTTATTTGCTCATTCAGCTTTTTAATTTGTGCGCTTTTTTCGAGCTGTTGTTGATGCAGTTTTTGCCATTTTAATACGGCAATTTGACCTTTTAAAGTGCGCTCTTGCGCTTTGAGTTCTCGGTATTTTTTAGCATCAACCGACTGTACAGCGAGTTTATCAAGCTGAGTTTGCAGTTCTTTACGCACATCGAGCAAACGCTCTAGGTTTTCGCGGGTACTTTTAATTCGGGTTTGGGTTTCGCGGCGGCGCTCTTTGTATTTAGACACACCGGCGGCTTCTTCTAAAAACACCCGTAGCTCTTGAGGTTTACTCTCGATTAAACGCGAGATCATCCCTTGCTCTATTATTGCGTAACTACGCGGGCCAAGCCCGGTGCCCAAAAATATATCGGTAATATCGCGCTTACGACATTTGCTACCGTTTAAAAAATACAGCGATTGCCCGTCACGAGTTACTAAGCGTTTAATTGCTATTTGGTTTCTGTCGGCAAAAGTATTGGGGATATCACCTTGGGTATTATCAAAAATCAGCTCTACAGAGGCTTGCGAGATAGGTTTACGATTAGTTGAGCCATTAAAAATAACATCGGTCATGGCATCGCCACGTAAGTTTTTAGCCGAGCTTTCACCAAGCACCCATCGCACTGCATCAATAACGTTAGATTTGCCGCAGCCGTTAGGGCCAACAACACACGTCATTTGATCAGGAAATGGAATTTTAGTGGGCTCTACAAACGATTTAAAGCCCGCTAATTTGATAGTGCTTAAGCGCATCTTATTGTTATTACCGATTATTATTGTTATTAATTACAAACAATTTAACTCATAAACAGTTAAAAAGTTAAGCTTGGCGTTTAAAGTTATCCAAAATAATACCGGTGGCCATAGCCACATTAAGTGACTCTGCACCGCCAAATGCCGGTATGGTTATTTTGTCGCTCACTAATTTTGTGCATTGCTCACGTATACCATGCGATTCACTGCCCATTAGCAGCACACCTTCACCGTTAAATTGTGTTTTATGCACGCTTTGCCCATCTAAAAACGCGCCATATATTGGCAAGTTTAAAGTTTGTAAGTATTCAGGTAGCTCTACTTGGCTTACAGACACTCTTACAAACGAGCCCATAGTGGCGCTAATTGTTTTAGGGTTGTAAGCATCGGCGCTGTCGGTACTTGTTACTATATGTTTAATGCCATACCAATCAGCAACACGAATAATAGTGCCTAAATTGCCCGGATCTGATACGCCATCAAGAGCAAGTATTAACCCATCGCTTTTTGGCAGCTCTGCATTTGGCATATTAACAATAGCAATTGCGGCATTGTTACTTACCAGCGTACTGGCTTTAGTGAGTTGCTCTTCTTGTGCTTCAATTAACTGTGTGTGAGGATATTGGCTTTGATGAGCATTTATAAATGCCTGCGTAGCAAATATATCAACCGCTTTTAATGGGCTGTTTAACAACTCAAGTACGTTTTTTTCACCTTGTACAAGGTATTGATTATATTGCTTTCGGTACTTTTTTTGGCCAAGTTGGCGAATAAGCTTGAGTTGGTTTTTTGAAATCATAACAGCCCCATAAAATTATCGCCCTAGTATACCAGAGATGATTTAAAGTGCAGCACCACATATATTAAAAGCAGCGCCATTGTAGGCTGTAAGGCTTTTAAAGATTGAGCTTTGCACCAAACTTAGGTAAATTAACAAAAAAACAACATGGATATAATTTTAATGGAATCAACACACCCTACTCCCCTAGAAGCAAACCCACCAGCAAATGAGCCAGCAGCCCCTATTTTTAGCGGTAAAGTACAGTTTAGCGGTAAAGGCGGTGAATTTTTTGGTATTTGGATAGTCAATATTTTACTGAGCGTGCTTACTTTAGGTATTTACTCGGCTTGGGCAAAAGTGCGCACAATGCGATACTTTTATGGCCACACTCGCATTGACGGACACAGCTTTGACTACTTAGCCACCCCTATGCAAATTTTAAAAGGCCGTATTTTAGCGGTTATTGTATTTTTAATTTACACCTTTGGGAGCAGCTTTTTCCCTTTTATAGGCTTA
The genomic region above belongs to Pseudoalteromonas sp. MM1 and contains:
- a CDS encoding RNA methyltransferase, with the protein product MISKNQLKLIRQLGQKKYRKQYNQYLVQGEKNVLELLNSPLKAVDIFATQAFINAHQSQYPHTQLIEAQEEQLTKASTLVSNNAAIAIVNMPNAELPKSDGLILALDGVSDPGNLGTIIRVADWYGIKHIVTSTDSADAYNPKTISATMGSFVRVSVSQVELPEYLQTLNLPIYGAFLDGQSVHKTQFNGEGVLLMGSESHGIREQCTKLVSDKITIPAFGGAESLNVAMATGIILDNFKRQA
- a CDS encoding chromosome segregation SMC family protein, coding for MRLSTIKLAGFKSFVEPTKIPFPDQMTCVVGPNGCGKSNVIDAVRWVLGESSAKNLRGDAMTDVIFNGSTNRKPISQASVELIFDNTQGDIPNTFADRNQIAIKRLVTRDGQSLYFLNGSKCRKRDITDIFLGTGLGPRSYAIIEQGMISRLIESKPQELRVFLEEAAGVSKYKERRRETQTRIKSTRENLERLLDVRKELQTQLDKLAVQSVDAKKYRELKAQERTLKGQIAVLKWQKLHQQQLEKSAQIKKLNEQITFFKTAHSGHDDILASLEGQVQAQQDKLSDAQHQQHVTHTELTRTEQQQINIKQQTQTLKQTVVKLEQRKRQSEELKIQQQNVCAQLAVGHQEVSEYSLECSEQVEELTLTLADLIDEKNTHTAAWQSLNQQQHALNNKVQTQQSSVKQTEQALTHVDAQLSQLNSQIDDIKSSQLEQQLAEQQKYKQTLTQELASKQTAQTHYTAALKEQTDLVNDAEQQHQQSVQHVNELKARIAGLKSSLGIENTNKQHTLFNQLQVKPRFEHIVEQALQTLEHLNVADVQSNNSVWPHKSDAPANSVAALITDGAFPDILTRIAYSESADLAALNDTFYIAVMDKTGALHARNWHRSADKNAENSQLLKHTQLKQKTASLVDAENTLTSVLEHLNTLKAQQKELSDELALHKNAIHQLAQNIAVASTRSDMLKEQVAQFLQQLEKYQQQKLALTSEQSHLYKTRDEQKSTLEVLYQQQRDLATELTSADATCTRSNAAYSQAAATLEQYKTHAHQASLKEQKIHSEWQLSQTKLNHAEQELISTQEEAQELQAQMEALLIPEQELNEKIAELLIKHQQGEASLVALQKKLNEAKQTLISKQASLKHSQGELAGLQEQHQKLSIEEQSLIIKAQAALEPLEELKQSLKSVLDILPDSLSLSAAQNQYNGLVHQLDKLGAVNLAAIDEFEQAKERSDYLNNQLEDLTKALNTLESAIRKIDSETKTRFKATFDQVNSDFAELFPKVFGGGSAYLELTSDDLLESGVSIMAQPPGKKNSTIHLLSGGEKALSALSLVFSIFRLNPAPFCMLDEVDAPLDDANVVRFCRLVEEMSQSVQFIYISHNKIAMEMAGRLTGVTMAEPGVSRMVAVDIEQAVQLAHT